Proteins co-encoded in one Spirosoma endbachense genomic window:
- a CDS encoding SusD/RagB family nutrient-binding outer membrane lipoprotein produces MNRAYKSFFSILLGLQLFSCSSIVENLNVDPNNPTNSTASLLLTGTQIANMATQEGMASRLTTIWDGYASGADRQWLDYHNYNVSAGVYDGDWNLVFTGTNANALLTINQATALGNRKMAAIAKILRANALATGTELWGDIPFDQAGDITKFPNPAFEPQATVYTKLLALLDDAITDLKSGVGTVSTEDIHFAGDATKWTQVAYTLKARLLTDTKQYDAAYTAAQTGVSAYANSLYAPHGTTTNVNQNAYFSFLASSRTGDINAVGAYNVSLLNPTNARYRGNAKTIETARFKFYYLENGINSPGKIEPNTTAAAGFFAQSASFPLVTYQENILTLAEMALRSGKGFTTALGHLNTYRTFLNTGGYINTTYLTAGAYKYEPYVAADFAAGGIENADGITADNALLREILQERYVSFYGQHLGWNDERRTRTEAYGIKLTPNTGTLLPWRFIYPQNEINSNPSTPKPVPPTFDAPTIYK; encoded by the coding sequence ATGAATCGAGCCTATAAATCATTTTTTTCGATATTGCTTGGTCTACAATTGTTCTCCTGCTCGTCTATTGTCGAGAACCTGAACGTAGATCCAAACAACCCGACCAACTCAACGGCCAGCCTGTTGCTGACCGGCACTCAGATTGCGAACATGGCTACCCAGGAAGGGATGGCCAGTCGCCTGACAACCATCTGGGATGGGTATGCTTCCGGCGCCGACCGGCAATGGCTGGATTACCACAACTACAACGTATCGGCAGGTGTCTATGACGGCGACTGGAATCTGGTTTTCACCGGAACGAATGCCAATGCGCTCCTGACCATCAATCAGGCAACGGCGCTCGGAAACCGGAAGATGGCGGCTATTGCCAAAATTTTGCGGGCCAATGCGCTGGCAACGGGTACCGAACTTTGGGGTGATATTCCATTTGATCAGGCGGGCGACATCACCAAATTCCCCAATCCCGCCTTTGAACCACAGGCAACGGTATATACCAAATTGCTGGCGCTGCTCGACGATGCTATTACGGATCTGAAATCAGGAGTAGGCACGGTTAGTACTGAAGATATTCATTTTGCGGGTGATGCCACGAAATGGACGCAGGTTGCCTACACGCTGAAAGCCCGGTTACTGACCGATACGAAACAGTATGATGCGGCTTATACGGCCGCTCAAACGGGGGTTAGTGCCTATGCCAATTCGCTGTATGCACCACACGGTACGACCACCAATGTGAACCAGAATGCATATTTCTCCTTTCTGGCCAGTTCACGAACCGGTGACATAAACGCGGTTGGCGCTTATAACGTTAGTTTATTGAACCCTACCAATGCACGGTATAGAGGCAATGCGAAAACCATCGAGACGGCTCGGTTTAAGTTCTATTATTTAGAGAACGGTATCAACAGCCCCGGCAAAATTGAGCCCAATACAACGGCAGCCGCTGGTTTCTTCGCTCAGAGCGCCAGTTTTCCCCTCGTTACGTATCAGGAAAATATTCTGACACTGGCCGAAATGGCCTTACGATCAGGAAAAGGGTTTACGACTGCTTTAGGGCACCTGAATACGTACCGCACTTTCCTGAACACCGGTGGCTATATCAACACGACTTATCTCACAGCCGGTGCCTATAAATATGAACCGTATGTAGCGGCTGACTTTGCGGCTGGTGGTATTGAAAATGCCGATGGCATCACAGCCGACAATGCGCTGCTTCGGGAAATTTTGCAGGAACGCTACGTTTCGTTCTATGGCCAGCACCTGGGCTGGAACGACGAGCGCCGGACCCGCACCGAAGCGTATGGAATCAAGCTGACACCCAACACGGGTACGCTGCTCCCGTGGCGGTTCATTTATCCGCAAAATGAGATCAATTCCAACCCAAGTACACCCAAGCCGGTGCCGCCAACGTTCGACGCTCCGACTATTTATAAGTAG
- a CDS encoding ABC transporter permease, translating to MLRNYIKITVRTLWKNKLFSGLNIVGLGIGMAAVWLMALYVIDELSYDRFHTQADRIVRVVHYAQWPGGNLKLAPTSAPYASALQNDYPEIEKTVRINPEGGGTITFKDKKMEVGDIFFADKTIFDIFTFPLLYGDPKSALSKPQSIVLTKSVAENLFGDSRKAIGQTIEFGNHFPNTITGVMDDVPSNSHLQFRALRSLPTNYTNGWENFELYTYLLLTEGSSHKALEAKLPGFYQKYIKKEMGELDYRMELQPLTSIHLRSHLDYEIGPNGNVATVSIFGIVAALILLIACINYVNLYTARSLKRTREVGVRKAIGSYRLQLIGQFLTESMLMTFMAALVGFSLVIMALPYFNQMADKTLSIGGIGERLFIVALFSILVGVLSGLYPALLLANFRPVAALKGIVGNQLGSITFKQSLVVFQFVATVALIACSGVVYRQMEFVLHKNLGFNKDQVLTFHIDNEGVRQRVDALKERLTQSPLIESVAAASNPLGNNSIGGAGMFFEQNGAMPPGTQIVQKFSVDSDYLKTLQIKLLSGRSFSESFKSDLGGAVLINETLMKQLGWKEPIGKRVKYYIDNEKHTAEARVVGVVKDFHTYSLQHKIEPLVLQMPQPADKDNVFVRIQPAKTTEALAYIQSVYRTFDPTATLDFHFLDENFSKQYKAEQKQGTVLLSFTILAVLIACLGLFGLAAFAAEQRNKEIGVRKVLGASVSSIVILLSRDFLKLVLISIVVATPLAWYAMSRWLQDFAYRITIEWWVFVSAGLLALVIALATVSFQSIKAALMNPVKSLRAE from the coding sequence ATGCTACGTAATTACATCAAAATAACCGTTCGGACTCTCTGGAAAAACAAGCTGTTCAGTGGTCTTAATATAGTTGGCCTCGGAATCGGCATGGCCGCCGTATGGTTGATGGCGCTGTATGTAATCGATGAATTAAGCTACGACCGGTTTCATACCCAAGCCGACCGCATCGTTCGGGTGGTACATTATGCGCAGTGGCCAGGTGGAAATCTAAAACTCGCACCCACATCGGCCCCCTACGCGTCAGCCCTGCAAAATGATTATCCGGAAATTGAAAAAACGGTTCGTATCAATCCCGAAGGAGGAGGAACGATTACGTTCAAGGACAAAAAAATGGAGGTAGGCGATATCTTTTTTGCCGATAAAACGATCTTCGATATCTTCACTTTTCCGTTACTCTATGGTGATCCGAAGTCGGCACTGAGCAAACCTCAAAGCATTGTACTGACAAAGAGCGTTGCCGAAAATTTGTTTGGTGACTCCCGCAAAGCGATTGGTCAGACCATTGAGTTTGGTAATCATTTCCCGAATACCATTACGGGCGTAATGGACGATGTACCGTCTAATTCGCACCTGCAATTCAGGGCCTTGCGCTCCTTGCCGACGAATTACACAAACGGCTGGGAAAATTTTGAATTGTACACCTATCTGCTGCTGACGGAAGGGAGCAGCCATAAGGCGCTGGAGGCTAAGCTGCCTGGTTTTTATCAGAAATACATTAAGAAAGAAATGGGGGAGCTTGACTATCGTATGGAGCTTCAGCCACTGACTTCGATCCATCTACGCTCGCACCTGGATTATGAAATCGGCCCCAATGGCAACGTGGCTACCGTCTCTATTTTCGGAATAGTAGCTGCCCTGATTTTATTGATTGCCTGCATCAATTATGTGAATTTATACACGGCCCGTTCGCTCAAGCGTACTCGTGAAGTAGGTGTTCGAAAAGCAATTGGCTCGTATCGGTTACAGCTCATTGGGCAGTTCCTGACGGAGTCCATGCTGATGACGTTTATGGCTGCCTTAGTCGGTTTTAGCCTGGTTATTATGGCACTGCCTTATTTTAACCAGATGGCCGACAAAACGCTGTCGATTGGAGGAATAGGGGAGAGACTGTTTATTGTTGCCTTATTTTCAATACTTGTTGGGGTGTTGAGTGGTCTGTATCCAGCGTTGTTACTCGCCAACTTTCGGCCGGTAGCAGCCCTGAAAGGTATAGTCGGAAATCAACTGGGAAGCATTACCTTCAAACAGTCGCTGGTGGTCTTTCAGTTTGTAGCAACGGTAGCACTGATTGCCTGCTCTGGCGTGGTTTACCGCCAAATGGAATTCGTTCTGCATAAGAATCTGGGATTCAATAAAGATCAGGTACTTACTTTCCATATTGATAATGAGGGAGTTCGCCAGAGAGTCGATGCGCTGAAAGAACGATTAACGCAAAGCCCATTGATTGAAAGCGTAGCGGCTGCCAGCAATCCATTAGGGAATAACAGCATTGGCGGAGCCGGAATGTTCTTCGAGCAGAACGGCGCAATGCCACCCGGTACTCAAATTGTTCAGAAGTTCTCTGTAGATTCAGACTACCTGAAAACGCTGCAAATCAAGCTACTGAGTGGACGTAGCTTCTCAGAATCGTTTAAGAGCGATTTGGGGGGTGCCGTTCTGATCAACGAAACCCTGATGAAGCAACTGGGCTGGAAAGAACCAATTGGCAAACGGGTAAAATATTACATTGATAACGAGAAACACACAGCCGAAGCTCGGGTAGTGGGTGTTGTGAAGGATTTTCATACCTACTCGTTGCAGCACAAGATCGAACCGTTGGTATTACAGATGCCTCAACCCGCCGATAAGGACAATGTGTTCGTACGGATTCAGCCCGCCAAAACAACGGAAGCGCTGGCCTACATCCAGTCTGTTTATCGAACGTTTGACCCGACGGCTACACTGGATTTTCATTTTCTCGACGAAAACTTCTCTAAACAATATAAAGCGGAACAGAAGCAGGGCACAGTCTTATTGTCCTTTACAATTCTGGCCGTTTTAATCGCCTGCCTGGGATTATTTGGCCTGGCCGCTTTTGCTGCTGAACAGCGTAACAAGGAAATTGGGGTTCGTAAAGTGCTAGGTGCATCGGTGAGTAGCATCGTCATTCTGCTCTCCCGCGATTTCCTGAAACTGGTCCTGATTTCCATCGTAGTCGCTACGCCCCTGGCCTGGTATGCCATGAGTCGATGGCTACAGGATTTTGCCTATCGTATTACGATCGAGTGGTGGGTATTTGTATCAGCGGGTTTACTGGCATTAGTTATCGCTCTGGCAACGGTAAGTTTTCAGTCCATCAAAGCCGCGTTGATGAATCCGGTGAAGAGCCTGAGAGCCGAGTAA
- a CDS encoding PA14 domain-containing protein, which produces MKYATALFGILLWFATGQVNAQPGLKGEYYNGTNFDRKVGTRIDPAIRFNWRDRTPGKGVDKSYYSIRWTGKLLAPTTGQYGFYAKVDDGIRVWVGNKKVIDSWQLNDSKSFTGTVILQAGQYYDLRVDYFNAMLEGEIELYWQKPDAKKLVSDRFNTPSEPITAQYFFQKKPVAIVAPKPVSVPPKAPPVQTPKQTVTTPGKIAKLTPRPVRPSVVKPGAVPKPVSTTKVSTNSPAPERPVEPELKLTIGEPVVLRTVQFEQSSYTLLPESTTELNRLVQALKTNPNWIIDIEGHTDNVGDPRLNLALSENRAKVVATYLNRHGIHEDRIETKGYGGTQPIADNTTETGRIKNRRVAIKIR; this is translated from the coding sequence ATGAAATACGCAACCGCACTTTTCGGAATTCTGCTCTGGTTTGCAACTGGACAGGTAAACGCCCAGCCTGGCCTGAAGGGTGAGTATTATAACGGCACCAACTTCGACCGGAAAGTCGGAACCCGGATAGATCCGGCCATTCGGTTCAATTGGCGAGACCGTACTCCGGGAAAGGGCGTTGACAAATCCTATTATTCCATTCGCTGGACGGGCAAACTGCTGGCTCCGACCACCGGACAATACGGATTTTATGCGAAAGTAGACGACGGCATTCGGGTTTGGGTGGGCAATAAGAAAGTGATCGATTCCTGGCAGCTAAATGACTCCAAAAGTTTTACAGGTACAGTAATTCTACAGGCTGGTCAATACTATGATTTGCGAGTCGATTATTTTAATGCCATGCTTGAGGGCGAAATTGAGCTTTACTGGCAAAAGCCCGACGCAAAAAAACTAGTTTCGGACCGGTTCAATACCCCCAGCGAGCCGATAACAGCGCAATATTTCTTCCAAAAAAAGCCAGTGGCTATTGTCGCTCCCAAGCCAGTTAGCGTGCCACCTAAAGCACCACCGGTTCAGACTCCGAAACAAACAGTTACCACGCCTGGCAAAATTGCCAAATTGACTCCCAGGCCAGTTCGCCCGTCGGTTGTAAAACCAGGAGCGGTGCCTAAGCCCGTATCGACTACTAAAGTGTCAACGAACTCACCAGCACCCGAGCGGCCAGTTGAACCAGAATTGAAACTGACAATTGGTGAACCAGTCGTGTTGCGCACGGTTCAGTTTGAGCAGAGCAGCTATACCTTATTGCCTGAATCGACAACCGAGTTAAATCGATTGGTACAGGCTCTGAAAACAAATCCGAACTGGATAATTGACATAGAAGGGCATACCGATAATGTCGGTGATCCCCGCTTGAATCTGGCCCTTTCAGAAAATCGCGCTAAGGTTGTAGCTACCTATCTGAATCGGCACGGCATACATGAAGATCGTATTGAGACAAAAGGCTACGGCGGAACACAACCAATTGCTGACAACACGACCGAAACAGGGCGAATCAAGAATCGACGTGTAGCCATCAAAATCCGCTAA
- a CDS encoding ABC transporter permease: protein MLRNFLKTALRNLWKHKLFSFINIFGLASGMLVCLLAMIDIKGAFEYDKFHPHPDRTYRLLTDVTARNNDEQGFATSPMPLAQALKQDYPFVEEATRVIRNNGDFTANRKQLPVIYSAVDPGFFKIFGFRLAKGQAAIAPQTVVLTQKTAQRFFGTANPIGKTMEHPELGALTITGVFAEPVAKSHLTFDVLVSMASFSSPDWKRSLTDWKTYSQGYTYVLLKPNTPVETLEGVLPKLAGRVTKDVRFTTEKGYTFRSQSLAALSPSREELMYSTHEPTAGKLETELGVGLLTLLLAAFNYINLTLARSLSRAREVGIRKVAGALRWQLMGQFMAESAVLSLLGLGLAYGMLQLVKPMPFVQQWLIGGVQWEGDTRMWLIFITFSVATGLLAGLLPARVLSGFQPAQVLRSQTGLRVFRGITLRKSLIVAQFSISMFAMIALLALARQQHFMGTADYGFQRKDVFVVPLNGFPARHLSAEINRLAGVERVAATSALFGDHGGGWQVVRRQQARSDSAQAHVLAADANLVPVTGLKLLTGQNLPASAADSSSRFVLINEEAVRSFRLGEAGAAVGQTLWLNDSTEVQIAGVLKDFQFTTMAMKISPLILRYQPQQFRYLNVKVAGGNHEAIHDDIARIWKRLNPYEPFAGVWYDDFLSNRHNISDDVNFMALLIGLAVAIACLGLLGMVTYTTELRTKEVGVRKVMGARVDQVVWLLSWDFLKLLLIAGAIALPLGYLAASFFLMTFAYHVSIGVGTLGLCFGTMLLLGALTIGWRTYRTALTNPATSLRTE from the coding sequence ATGCTACGCAATTTCCTGAAAACGGCGCTTCGAAACCTCTGGAAACATAAGCTGTTTTCGTTTATTAACATCTTTGGGCTGGCATCAGGGATGTTGGTTTGTTTGCTGGCAATGATCGATATCAAAGGTGCTTTTGAGTACGATAAATTTCATCCGCACCCCGATCGGACGTACCGCCTTCTAACTGACGTAACCGCCCGGAACAACGATGAACAGGGATTTGCCACATCGCCCATGCCATTGGCTCAGGCCCTAAAACAGGACTATCCTTTCGTAGAAGAAGCAACCAGGGTAATTCGAAATAATGGCGATTTTACGGCCAATCGTAAACAATTGCCGGTGATATACAGCGCCGTTGATCCCGGCTTCTTTAAAATTTTCGGCTTTCGGCTGGCCAAAGGTCAGGCCGCCATTGCACCACAAACCGTCGTGCTGACGCAAAAGACCGCACAACGGTTTTTCGGTACGGCAAATCCTATCGGTAAAACCATGGAGCATCCGGAACTGGGTGCGTTGACCATTACAGGCGTTTTTGCTGAACCAGTTGCCAAATCGCATCTCACCTTCGACGTGTTGGTATCCATGGCGAGTTTCTCCAGCCCCGACTGGAAGCGATCGTTGACCGACTGGAAGACGTATTCGCAGGGTTATACCTACGTTTTGCTAAAACCCAATACGCCGGTAGAAACACTGGAGGGCGTGTTGCCAAAACTGGCTGGGCGGGTCACCAAAGATGTACGATTCACTACCGAGAAAGGCTATACATTTCGCAGTCAGTCGCTGGCAGCGCTTTCGCCTTCACGGGAAGAGTTGATGTATTCGACCCATGAACCAACGGCCGGAAAGCTGGAAACGGAGTTGGGGGTTGGCTTGCTTACACTGCTGTTAGCTGCTTTTAACTACATCAACCTGACGCTGGCCCGTTCGTTGAGCCGCGCCCGCGAAGTTGGCATCCGGAAAGTTGCCGGAGCATTGCGCTGGCAGTTGATGGGGCAGTTCATGGCCGAATCGGCCGTATTGTCGCTATTGGGGCTTGGGCTGGCCTACGGAATGCTTCAGTTGGTAAAACCGATGCCGTTTGTGCAGCAATGGCTCATTGGCGGAGTGCAGTGGGAGGGCGATACGCGCATGTGGCTGATCTTCATCACGTTTAGCGTTGCGACTGGTTTACTGGCTGGCCTCCTGCCTGCCAGGGTTTTGTCGGGATTTCAACCGGCGCAGGTACTGAGGAGTCAGACCGGATTGCGCGTATTTAGGGGCATTACCCTTCGAAAATCGTTGATAGTCGCTCAGTTTTCTATTTCCATGTTTGCCATGATCGCGTTGCTGGCCCTGGCGCGGCAACAACATTTTATGGGCACTGCCGATTATGGCTTTCAGCGTAAAGATGTATTTGTGGTGCCACTCAATGGCTTCCCGGCCAGGCATTTATCCGCCGAGATTAATCGGTTAGCTGGGGTAGAGCGGGTAGCCGCAACGTCTGCTCTGTTTGGCGATCATGGCGGTGGTTGGCAGGTTGTTCGACGGCAACAGGCCAGGAGTGATTCGGCGCAAGCCCATGTCCTGGCTGCCGATGCGAATCTAGTTCCAGTTACAGGGTTGAAACTACTGACAGGTCAGAATTTGCCCGCTTCGGCAGCTGACTCGTCGTCCCGGTTCGTGCTGATCAATGAAGAGGCTGTGCGGTCGTTCAGATTGGGCGAAGCAGGAGCAGCCGTTGGGCAGACACTCTGGTTAAATGATAGTACCGAAGTGCAGATTGCCGGGGTTTTGAAAGACTTTCAGTTTACAACAATGGCAATGAAAATCAGCCCGCTTATCCTTCGTTATCAACCGCAGCAGTTTCGGTACCTCAATGTAAAGGTTGCGGGTGGAAATCACGAAGCTATTCACGATGACATTGCCCGTATCTGGAAGCGTCTGAATCCCTATGAACCGTTTGCGGGTGTATGGTACGATGACTTCCTGAGTAATCGGCACAATATCTCAGACGACGTAAATTTCATGGCGTTATTGATTGGATTGGCTGTGGCGATTGCCTGTCTGGGTTTGCTAGGAATGGTTACCTATACGACCGAGTTGCGCACGAAAGAGGTTGGCGTACGGAAAGTTATGGGTGCACGGGTTGATCAGGTCGTCTGGCTTTTGTCGTGGGATTTTCTGAAATTACTTTTGATTGCGGGGGCGATTGCATTACCCCTGGGTTATCTGGCTGCGAGCTTTTTCCTGATGACCTTTGCCTATCATGTTTCGATAGGAGTCGGAACGCTCGGCTTATGTTTTGGAACGATGCTGCTTTTAGGCGCTCTAACCATTGGTTGGCGTACATACCGGACGGCATTGACGAATCCGGCAACTAGTTTGCGGACTGAATAG
- a CDS encoding ABC transporter permease: MILNYLKITLRNLRKNRVFSLINSAGLALGIAAFVLILEYVAYERSVNSFHANLPTLYRMLSQTKSGDIWVDMAPAVAPLAKQQFPEVKNFCRIAENAANGIVSVSSSDQDNQDPKSFRESKLGYADASFFTLFTFPLVQGTAASALTQPNTVALSQSQARKYFATGKALGRTLTLNNQFGKTLYTVTAVYADIPQNSDLVFDAVFSLQTLANPANLNGNSWARLDGFDGSYLTTFLQLPTDGDYKALESKFNAYKKKIKPEDESVFLLQPAKNIHLAASLDDPYRTSGSLGFVYLLSGIAGLILLIAWFNYVNLSTAGALKRAKEVGVRKVIGARQGQLIGQFLGESLLLNIVGFALGLGLVTSLQGVFNDFVQKDLSMSLLSNSGFWLVGLGLLVVGALSSGGYVAFALTSFRPVQTLKGAYQTGKGNWLRKTLVIAQFSASVALVIATMVLYRQLQYMQDKDLGVKLTQRVVIQGPQVKLTDSFSSGTTRLENELNQLPYVKNFCQTGIVPGNFYNFTTGGITKQNARPGDDKKSYSMGIIDDRYLPTYEIGLAAGRNFTQREAELGWEKSAKLLVNETAIRQLGFTSAQQAVGKLINWGQPYEIVGVVRDYHHQGLQRAIEPVIFMPRRSVSDLTIQLATDPVQGGRLTEKIAELERIYKASYPGNPFEYYFVDEHYNEQYQSELQYGQVFTIASALAIFIACLGLFGLAAYTTEQRTKEIGVRKVLGASVGSIVTLLSKDFLKLVFIAIIIAAPLAWWGMNNWLQNFAYKVDLEWWVFALAGLLAAGIAVLTVSFQSVKAALMNPVKSLRSE, translated from the coding sequence TGGGTCGATATGGCTCCGGCTGTGGCACCCTTGGCCAAACAACAATTCCCTGAAGTGAAGAATTTTTGCCGGATAGCCGAAAATGCCGCCAATGGTATTGTTTCGGTTTCGAGCAGTGATCAGGATAATCAGGACCCAAAATCATTTCGGGAAAGTAAGCTGGGCTATGCCGATGCCAGTTTTTTCACGCTCTTTACATTTCCATTGGTGCAGGGAACAGCCGCATCAGCGCTAACCCAGCCGAATACCGTTGCACTTTCACAGTCGCAGGCACGCAAGTATTTTGCCACTGGAAAAGCATTAGGCCGCACCCTGACGCTCAACAATCAGTTTGGAAAAACATTATATACGGTTACGGCTGTTTATGCCGACATTCCCCAAAACTCCGACCTGGTTTTTGACGCCGTTTTTTCGCTGCAAACGCTGGCCAATCCGGCCAATCTGAACGGAAATTCGTGGGCACGGCTCGACGGATTCGACGGTTCCTATCTGACCACGTTTCTGCAACTTCCGACGGATGGCGATTACAAAGCCCTGGAGTCTAAATTTAACGCGTACAAGAAAAAAATTAAGCCCGAAGACGAAAGTGTATTTCTGTTGCAACCCGCCAAAAACATTCATTTGGCAGCTTCGCTCGATGATCCATATCGTACGAGTGGTAGCCTGGGATTTGTGTATCTGCTGAGTGGCATTGCTGGCTTAATTCTGCTGATCGCCTGGTTCAACTATGTGAATCTATCCACTGCCGGAGCGTTGAAACGGGCCAAAGAAGTGGGCGTTCGGAAAGTAATTGGAGCCAGACAGGGCCAATTGATCGGACAGTTTCTGGGTGAATCACTGCTTTTGAATATCGTTGGATTTGCGCTGGGACTTGGCCTCGTTACCTCATTGCAAGGAGTCTTCAACGATTTTGTGCAGAAAGATTTATCGATGAGCCTGCTGAGTAACAGTGGCTTCTGGCTGGTTGGGTTGGGGTTACTGGTGGTGGGTGCGCTGTCGTCGGGTGGGTACGTGGCCTTTGCCCTTACATCGTTTCGGCCGGTGCAGACCCTAAAAGGTGCTTATCAGACTGGCAAGGGAAACTGGTTGCGCAAAACGCTGGTGATCGCTCAGTTCAGCGCATCGGTAGCGCTGGTAATCGCAACGATGGTGTTATATCGGCAGTTGCAGTATATGCAGGACAAGGATCTGGGCGTTAAACTAACTCAGCGGGTGGTTATTCAGGGGCCGCAGGTCAAGCTAACTGATTCGTTTTCGTCGGGGACAACACGGCTGGAAAATGAACTAAATCAGCTACCGTACGTGAAAAACTTTTGCCAGACAGGCATCGTGCCCGGTAACTTCTACAACTTCACGACTGGCGGTATCACCAAGCAAAACGCACGACCTGGTGATGATAAGAAAAGCTATTCAATGGGAATTATTGATGACCGTTACCTGCCAACCTATGAAATCGGGCTGGCCGCAGGGCGGAACTTCACCCAGCGCGAAGCCGAATTAGGCTGGGAAAAGAGTGCTAAACTGCTGGTCAATGAAACAGCTATTCGCCAGTTAGGCTTTACATCGGCACAACAGGCAGTGGGTAAATTGATCAACTGGGGGCAACCCTACGAAATTGTGGGCGTCGTTCGCGATTACCATCATCAGGGTTTACAGCGGGCCATTGAGCCGGTAATTTTTATGCCCCGTCGTTCGGTCAGTGACCTGACCATTCAACTGGCTACCGATCCAGTCCAGGGTGGTCGGTTGACGGAGAAAATAGCTGAGTTGGAGCGGATTTATAAAGCCAGCTATCCGGGCAACCCATTCGAGTATTACTTCGTGGATGAACATTATAATGAACAATACCAGAGTGAGCTACAATACGGCCAGGTTTTCACGATAGCCTCTGCCCTGGCCATCTTTATTGCCTGCCTGGGTTTGTTCGGCCTGGCTGCGTATACCACCGAACAACGCACAAAGGAAATTGGGGTTCGGAAAGTGCTGGGTGCATCGGTGGGCAGTATTGTTACACTACTCTCCAAAGACTTTCTGAAACTAGTCTTCATCGCCATAATTATTGCAGCGCCCCTGGCCTGGTGGGGCATGAATAATTGGCTACAGAACTTTGCGTACAAGGTTGATCTGGAGTGGTGGGTGTTTGCACTGGCCGGTTTGCTGGCCGCCGGAATCGCCGTTCTGACGGTGAGTTTCCAGAGCGTCAAAGCGGCCCTGATGAATCCGGTGAAGAGTTTACGATCGGAATAA